In Bradyrhizobium lablabi, one DNA window encodes the following:
- the treS gene encoding maltose alpha-D-glucosyltransferase gives MKPLSSIDATELPVTALDADELWYKDAIIYQLHVKAFADSNNDGIGDFAGLTEKLGYLQDLGVTALWLLPFYPSPGRDDGYDIADYGSINPDFGTMKDFRRFITEAKRLGLRVITELVVNHTSDQHDWFKRARRSDPKSSARNWYVWSDTDQKYQGTRIIFTDTEKSNWTWDSEAGQFYWHRFFSHQPDLNFDNPRVVSAIVKVMKRWLDAGVDGFRLDAIPYLCEREGTSNENLPETHAIIKKLRAELDAYAKGKLLLAEANQWPEDVQEYFGQGDECQMAYHFPLMPRIYMAIAQEDRFPITDILRQTPDIPSRCQWALFLRNHDELTLEMVTDVERDYLWSTYANDPRARINVGIRRRLAPLMDNDRRKIELMNSLLLSFPGTPIIYYGDEIGMGDNIYLGDRNGVRTPMQWTPDRNGGFSRADPARLYAPTIMDPVYGYEAVNVEAQSRSLSSLLSANKKLIAVRKSTLAFGRGTMTFIRPANRSVLAYVRQYQDEVILCVANLSRSAQATELDLSAWKDRIPLEMLGRSRFPAIGEFPYMITLGPYGYYWFQLKERDKSEHVQPTVVPEFETLVVPLNATWVSLARTRGVFERDVLPGHLARTRWYPEHSPKAIQPTLTSAIPFCDIGDNRPWLAFFEATQKGETTRYVLPMRIEWVRFDRERYNPHAFAAVRQGAREGTLLDVATDQIFMALLLRNLREALTVEESGLRLEFRPTAKLSDGPIKTPEHIRAVEAERPDSTALVDHDYVVKVFRKLEDGANPEIEMGRFFTEVAGFANTPALLGSVELVEGNQRSAIAAVHAFVQNQGDGWTVTSAYLDRFVDEQRLLAASEHAGGSEEQVPYLRYMAQIGRRVAEMHLALAASNQLADFAPEPIRPDLVSDWIEERLARAERTFDALKQKRDTIREVDRPLVDQALAQGAALRDRLGALLPSDIEGLNIRHHGDLHLGQILIVKDDVFIVDFAGEPGRTLEERRRKAPAARDVAALIRSIDYSANAALERALKVAPDEQGKLGAALAEWRDRAAATFLAAYRETMANAPLWPADPRAGDEMLQFFLLDKTLAEIEYELANRPDWLRVPLRGMLRLLHANEAS, from the coding sequence ATGAAGCCATTATCATCCATCGACGCCACCGAGCTGCCGGTCACCGCGCTGGATGCCGACGAGCTTTGGTACAAGGATGCCATCATCTATCAGCTTCACGTCAAGGCCTTTGCCGACAGCAACAATGACGGCATCGGCGATTTCGCAGGCCTGACCGAAAAGCTCGGCTATCTGCAGGACCTCGGCGTCACCGCGTTGTGGCTGTTGCCGTTCTACCCCTCACCCGGCCGCGATGACGGCTATGACATCGCCGACTACGGCTCCATCAATCCCGATTTCGGGACCATGAAGGACTTTCGGCGCTTCATCACCGAGGCCAAGCGGCTGGGATTGCGGGTCATCACCGAACTCGTCGTCAACCATACGTCCGACCAGCACGACTGGTTCAAGCGCGCCCGCCGCAGCGACCCGAAGTCGAGCGCGCGCAACTGGTATGTGTGGAGCGACACCGACCAGAAATATCAGGGTACGCGGATCATCTTCACCGATACCGAGAAGTCGAACTGGACCTGGGACTCGGAAGCCGGCCAATTCTACTGGCACCGCTTCTTCTCGCACCAGCCGGATCTGAATTTCGACAATCCGCGCGTCGTCAGCGCCATCGTCAAGGTGATGAAACGCTGGCTCGATGCCGGCGTCGACGGCTTCCGTCTCGATGCCATTCCCTATCTGTGCGAGCGCGAGGGCACCAGCAACGAGAACCTCCCCGAGACCCACGCCATCATCAAAAAGCTGCGCGCCGAACTCGACGCCTACGCCAAGGGCAAGTTGCTGCTGGCGGAAGCCAATCAATGGCCGGAGGATGTGCAGGAATATTTCGGCCAGGGTGATGAATGCCAAATGGCGTATCATTTCCCGCTGATGCCGCGGATCTACATGGCGATCGCCCAGGAGGACCGCTTCCCGATCACCGACATCCTGCGCCAGACCCCGGATATCCCCTCCAGGTGCCAGTGGGCGCTGTTCTTGCGCAACCACGACGAACTGACGCTGGAAATGGTCACGGACGTCGAGCGCGACTATCTGTGGTCGACCTACGCCAACGATCCCCGCGCCCGCATCAATGTCGGTATTCGCCGGCGCCTGGCGCCCTTGATGGACAATGACCGGCGCAAGATCGAATTGATGAACTCGCTGCTGTTGTCGTTTCCGGGCACGCCGATCATCTATTACGGCGACGAGATCGGTATGGGCGACAACATCTATCTCGGCGACCGCAACGGCGTGCGCACGCCGATGCAGTGGACGCCGGACCGCAACGGCGGCTTCTCCCGCGCAGACCCCGCGCGGCTTTACGCGCCGACCATCATGGATCCGGTCTATGGCTATGAGGCGGTCAATGTCGAGGCGCAGTCGCGCAGCCTGTCTTCGCTCTTGAGCGCAAACAAGAAGCTGATCGCGGTGCGCAAGTCGACGCTGGCGTTCGGCCGCGGCACCATGACCTTCATCCGCCCGGCCAATCGCTCGGTGCTGGCCTATGTCCGGCAGTATCAGGACGAAGTCATTCTCTGCGTCGCCAACCTGTCCCGTTCGGCGCAAGCGACTGAACTCGACCTTTCCGCCTGGAAGGATCGCATACCGCTGGAGATGCTTGGCCGCAGCCGCTTTCCGGCGATCGGCGAATTTCCCTATATGATCACGCTGGGGCCGTATGGCTACTACTGGTTCCAGCTCAAGGAGCGCGACAAGTCCGAGCACGTGCAACCAACCGTGGTGCCGGAATTCGAGACCCTGGTGGTACCGCTCAATGCGACCTGGGTGTCGTTGGCCCGCACCCGCGGCGTGTTCGAACGCGACGTCCTGCCGGGGCATCTGGCGCGAACCCGCTGGTATCCGGAGCATTCGCCGAAGGCGATCCAGCCGACATTGACTTCGGCGATCCCGTTTTGCGATATCGGCGACAACCGGCCCTGGCTTGCGTTCTTTGAGGCGACCCAAAAGGGCGAGACGACGCGGTACGTATTGCCGATGCGGATCGAGTGGGTGCGCTTCGATCGCGAGCGCTATAACCCGCACGCATTTGCCGCCGTACGCCAGGGGGCGCGCGAAGGCACGTTGCTGGACGTTGCGACCGACCAGATATTCATGGCGCTGCTGCTGCGCAATCTCCGCGAAGCCCTGACCGTCGAGGAAAGCGGCCTGCGCCTTGAATTTCGGCCGACCGCCAAGCTTTCCGATGGGCCGATCAAGACTCCCGAGCATATCCGCGCCGTCGAAGCCGAGCGACCCGACAGCACGGCGCTGGTGGACCATGATTATGTCGTGAAGGTATTTCGCAAACTCGAAGACGGCGCCAACCCCGAAATCGAGATGGGGCGGTTCTTTACCGAGGTCGCGGGCTTTGCCAACACACCGGCGCTGCTCGGCAGCGTCGAGCTGGTGGAAGGCAACCAGCGAAGCGCGATCGCGGCCGTTCATGCCTTCGTTCAAAACCAGGGCGACGGCTGGACCGTGACTTCGGCCTATCTCGATCGCTTCGTCGACGAGCAGCGCCTGCTGGCGGCAAGCGAGCATGCGGGCGGAAGCGAGGAGCAGGTCCCCTATCTGCGTTACATGGCGCAGATTGGACGGCGCGTCGCCGAGATGCACCTTGCGCTCGCGGCAAGCAACCAACTCGCCGATTTTGCGCCGGAACCGATCCGGCCTGACCTCGTTAGCGATTGGATCGAAGAAAGACTTGCCCGCGCCGAGCGGACCTTTGACGCATTGAAGCAAAAACGCGATACGATCAGAGAGGTCGATCGTCCGCTGGTCGATCAGGCCCTGGCGCAAGGCGCGGCCTTGCGCGACCGCCTCGGCGCGTTGCTGCCGTCGGATATCGAGGGCCTGAATATCCGTCACCATGGCGACCTCCATTTGGGACAGATACTGATCGTCAAGGACGACGTCTTCATCGTCGATTTCGCCGGCGAGCCCGGCCGTACGCTGGAAGAGCGCCGGCGCAAGGCGCCCGCGGCGCGCGACGTCGCGGCCCTGATCCGGTCGATCGACTATTCGGCCAACGCTGCGCTTGAGCGCGCGCTCAAGGTCGCGCCCGATGAGCAGGGCAAGCTTGGGGCAGCGCTCGCGGAATGGCGCGATCGCGCGGCCGCGACATTTCTTGCTGCCTATCGCGAGACCATGGCAAATGCACCCCTGTGGCCGGCCGATCCGCGGGCCGGCGACGAGATGCTGCAGTTCTTTCTGCTCGACAAGACGCTTGCCGAGATCGAATACGAGTTGGCGAACAGGCCTGACTGGCTGCGCGTCCCGCTCCGCGGGATGCTTCGACTGTTGCATGCGAACGAGGCCTCATGA
- the glgB gene encoding 1,4-alpha-glucan branching protein GlgB codes for MTKLSAEAYAIVEGRHSDPFHYLGLHTEGDKTVVRAFLPEASNVEAIGEHGEAATLSRIHDAGLFAGSLPNGSKRYQLRARFGETVVDLDDPYRFPPVLSDFDLYLLGEGTHQRIYDKLGAHPITLDGVPGIAFVVLAPNARRVSVVGDFNFWNPRRHPMRVRGIGYWELFVPHATVGDHYKFDIIGPQGQHLPLKADPLAFAAEIRPSTASIVFDEATLPHPRPAPANVNARSAPMSIYEVHLGSWRRKGHNEWLTYRELADQLPRYAHDLGFTHVEFMPVNEHPFDGSWGYQPTGMYAPTSRFGGPADFSALVDACHREGLGVLLDWVPGHFPDDPHGLGNFDGTALYEHANPLQGRHLDWGTLIYNYGRTEVVNFLVSNALFWLERYAVDGLRVDAVASMLYLDYSRPAGGWIPNKFGGRENLDAIAFLRRFNTEVFARFPQATTAAEESTSWPQVSGPVEFGGLGFGYKWNMGWMHDTLKYISKDPIHRKYHHGDILFGLHYAFSENFILPLSHDEVVHGKRSILGRMPGDDWQRFANLRAYYSFMFGHPGKKLMFMGCEFGQEREWSHDRSLDWHLLEQKKYAGIQALIRDLNRLYRALPALHELDCEPSGFEWLVTDDANGNVFGWMRKGNDARARCLVVVNFSPNVYYNYRIPVQIAGKWHEVLNSDSSHYGGSNVGNVGEVLTLDGPAPALSLTIPPLAAIFLVPES; via the coding sequence ATGACCAAACTGTCCGCGGAGGCCTATGCGATTGTCGAAGGCCGTCACTCCGATCCTTTTCACTATCTCGGCCTTCACACCGAGGGCGACAAAACCGTAGTCCGCGCGTTTCTGCCCGAAGCTTCGAACGTCGAGGCAATCGGCGAGCACGGCGAAGCGGCAACGCTCTCGCGCATTCATGACGCCGGCCTGTTCGCAGGCTCCCTGCCGAACGGCTCCAAGCGCTACCAGTTGCGCGCGCGCTTCGGCGAGACGGTGGTCGATCTCGACGATCCCTACCGCTTTCCGCCCGTCCTGAGCGACTTCGATCTGTATCTTCTGGGCGAAGGCACCCATCAGCGGATCTACGACAAGCTTGGCGCGCATCCGATAACGCTCGACGGCGTTCCCGGCATAGCCTTTGTGGTGCTGGCGCCGAACGCGCGGCGGGTCAGCGTGGTCGGAGATTTCAATTTCTGGAATCCGCGGCGGCATCCGATGCGCGTACGCGGCATCGGCTATTGGGAATTGTTCGTGCCTCATGCCACCGTCGGCGATCATTATAAATTCGATATCATCGGTCCGCAGGGCCAGCATTTGCCGCTGAAAGCCGACCCTCTGGCCTTTGCCGCCGAAATACGCCCGAGCACCGCGTCGATTGTGTTCGACGAGGCAACACTGCCGCACCCGCGCCCGGCGCCCGCCAATGTCAACGCGCGCAGCGCGCCGATGTCGATCTACGAGGTCCATCTCGGCTCGTGGCGGCGCAAGGGCCATAATGAATGGCTGACCTATCGTGAGCTCGCCGATCAGCTGCCGCGCTATGCCCACGACCTCGGCTTTACCCATGTCGAATTTATGCCCGTCAACGAGCACCCGTTCGACGGCTCATGGGGCTATCAGCCGACCGGCATGTATGCGCCGACCAGCCGCTTCGGCGGACCCGCTGATTTTTCCGCTTTGGTCGACGCCTGCCATCGCGAAGGTCTCGGCGTCCTGCTCGACTGGGTGCCCGGGCATTTCCCCGACGATCCGCACGGCCTCGGCAATTTCGACGGCACCGCGCTGTACGAGCACGCCAACCCGCTGCAGGGACGCCACCTCGACTGGGGCACGCTGATTTACAACTACGGCCGCACCGAGGTTGTAAACTTCCTGGTGTCGAACGCGCTGTTCTGGCTGGAGCGTTACGCCGTCGACGGCCTGCGCGTCGATGCGGTCGCCTCCATGCTTTATCTCGACTATAGCCGGCCCGCGGGCGGCTGGATTCCGAACAAATTCGGCGGCCGGGAGAATCTCGACGCCATCGCGTTTCTGCGCCGCTTCAATACCGAAGTGTTCGCGCGTTTTCCGCAGGCCACAACGGCTGCGGAAGAATCGACCTCATGGCCGCAAGTTTCGGGTCCGGTCGAATTTGGCGGGCTGGGCTTCGGCTACAAATGGAACATGGGCTGGATGCACGACACGCTGAAGTACATCTCCAAGGATCCGATCCACCGCAAATATCATCACGGCGACATCCTGTTCGGCCTGCATTATGCATTTTCGGAGAATTTCATCCTGCCGCTCTCGCATGACGAAGTCGTTCACGGCAAGCGCTCGATCCTGGGGCGGATGCCCGGCGACGACTGGCAGCGCTTTGCCAATTTGCGCGCCTATTACAGCTTCATGTTCGGCCATCCCGGCAAGAAATTGATGTTCATGGGCTGCGAGTTCGGCCAGGAACGCGAATGGAGCCATGATCGCTCGCTCGACTGGCATCTGCTCGAACAGAAGAAATATGCCGGCATCCAGGCGCTGATCCGCGATCTCAACCGGCTTTACCGCGCGCTGCCGGCGCTGCATGAACTGGATTGCGAGCCATCCGGCTTCGAATGGCTCGTGACCGACGACGCCAATGGCAACGTTTTCGGATGGATGCGCAAGGGCAACGATGCCCGCGCGCGATGCCTCGTGGTGGTGAATTTTTCGCCGAATGTATATTACAATTATCGCATCCCTGTGCAGATCGCAGGCAAGTGGCACGAAGTGCTCAATTCGGACTCCTCGCATTACGGCGGCAGCAATGTCGGTAATGTCGGCGAAGTCCTCACCCTGGACGGCCCCGCCCCCGCGCTCAGTCTCACCATTCCGCCCCTGGCTGCTATTTTTCTCGTACCGGAAAGCTAA
- the glgX gene encoding glycogen debranching protein GlgX, with protein sequence MRLSAGTSARLGASWDGRGTNFALFSANAQKVELCLFDSQGRRELERIELPERTEDVWHGYLNDVSPGQLYGYRVHGPYQPEHGHRFNANKLLLDPYARRLAGRLVWTDAHFAYRTGSPREDLSFDRRDNARAMPKAVVVDETFNWGRREMRPNIPWEDTIIYEAHVRGLTQKREDVPPNLRGTYGGLSSPAMIEHLRRLGVTTIELLPVHGLVDDRVLVEKKLSNYWGYNTLSFFAPEPRYSQDNPLDAFRTTVARLHDAGIEVMLDVVYNHTAEGNHMGPTLSFRGIDNASYYVLKPENPRFYDDFTGCGSSVNLRHPRVLQMVMDSLRYWVEVCHVDGFRCDLATTLARGPNGFDRNSAFLTAIRQDPVLSSVKLVAEPWDLGMGGYQVGAFPSQWSEWNDRYRSAMRRYWSGEGSLIGEVSSRMTGSSDLFNHDGRKPRASVNHITVHDGFTLQDLFSYNEKHNEANGEGNRDGANDNHSTNCGHEGPTDDPAITALRRQLRRNQIACLLMAQGLPLILAGDEVANSQSGNNNAYCQDNEIGWVNWEGLGREGDDLINFVGHMTALRKRFPQIRSHRWLEGRRADGTYGVLWLTPAAEDMKEEDWKFPEGRFLAYVLGPIERGQSPIFIVLNAAPEEIAFNLPKMPEYKSWQQLLNTADVKQGTGDFASGSAAKAPPRSVLAFVGSA encoded by the coding sequence ATGCGTCTGTCCGCCGGAACGTCCGCACGCCTCGGTGCAAGCTGGGACGGCAGGGGCACCAATTTTGCGTTGTTCTCGGCCAATGCGCAGAAGGTCGAGCTTTGTTTGTTTGACAGCCAGGGCCGCCGCGAACTCGAACGCATCGAACTACCGGAACGCACCGAGGATGTCTGGCACGGCTATCTGAACGACGTTTCGCCCGGACAGCTCTATGGCTATCGCGTTCATGGGCCTTACCAGCCCGAGCACGGCCACCGCTTCAACGCCAACAAGCTGCTGCTAGACCCCTATGCCAGGCGGCTTGCCGGACGGCTGGTATGGACCGACGCGCATTTCGCCTATCGCACCGGCAGCCCGCGCGAGGACCTCTCGTTCGATCGCCGTGACAATGCGCGGGCCATGCCGAAGGCGGTCGTGGTCGACGAAACCTTCAATTGGGGCCGCCGCGAAATGCGCCCCAATATCCCCTGGGAAGACACCATCATCTACGAAGCCCATGTCAGGGGCCTGACCCAGAAGCGCGAGGACGTGCCGCCAAATCTGCGCGGCACCTATGGCGGCCTGTCCTCGCCCGCGATGATCGAGCATCTGAGGCGGCTCGGCGTCACCACCATCGAGCTGTTGCCGGTCCACGGGCTCGTTGACGACAGGGTGCTGGTGGAGAAGAAGCTATCGAACTATTGGGGCTACAATACACTCTCCTTCTTCGCGCCGGAGCCGCGCTACTCGCAGGATAATCCGCTCGATGCCTTCCGCACCACGGTGGCGCGGCTGCACGATGCCGGCATCGAGGTGATGCTCGACGTCGTCTATAATCACACCGCCGAGGGCAACCATATGGGCCCGACGCTGTCGTTCCGCGGCATCGACAACGCCTCCTATTACGTGCTGAAGCCGGAAAATCCGCGCTTCTACGACGATTTCACCGGCTGCGGCAGCTCGGTCAATCTCAGGCATCCCCGTGTGCTGCAGATGGTGATGGATTCGCTGCGCTACTGGGTCGAGGTCTGTCATGTCGACGGCTTCCGCTGCGATCTTGCCACCACGCTGGCGCGCGGGCCGAACGGTTTCGACCGCAACAGCGCCTTCCTCACCGCGATCCGGCAGGACCCGGTGCTGTCGTCGGTCAAACTCGTCGCCGAGCCCTGGGACCTCGGCATGGGCGGCTATCAGGTCGGCGCGTTTCCGTCGCAATGGTCAGAATGGAATGACCGCTACCGCAGCGCGATGCGACGCTACTGGAGCGGCGAAGGCAGCCTGATCGGCGAAGTCTCGAGCCGAATGACCGGCTCCTCCGACCTTTTCAACCACGACGGCCGCAAGCCGCGCGCCAGCGTCAATCACATCACCGTCCATGACGGCTTCACCTTGCAGGACTTGTTCAGTTACAACGAAAAGCACAACGAGGCCAATGGCGAAGGCAATCGCGACGGCGCAAACGATAACCACAGCACCAATTGCGGCCATGAAGGCCCGACCGACGATCCGGCGATCACGGCACTGCGCCGGCAGCTGCGGAGAAACCAGATCGCATGTCTGCTAATGGCGCAGGGGCTGCCGCTGATTCTGGCTGGCGACGAGGTCGCCAACTCGCAGTCCGGCAACAACAACGCCTATTGCCAGGACAACGAAATCGGCTGGGTCAATTGGGAGGGCCTTGGCCGCGAAGGCGACGACCTGATCAACTTCGTCGGCCACATGACCGCCTTGCGCAAACGATTTCCGCAAATCCGCTCGCATCGCTGGCTCGAAGGGCGGCGCGCGGATGGCACTTACGGCGTGTTGTGGCTGACGCCGGCGGCCGAAGACATGAAAGAAGAAGATTGGAAATTCCCCGAGGGGCGGTTTCTCGCTTACGTGCTGGGACCGATCGAGCGCGGGCAGTCGCCGATTTTCATCGTGCTGAACGCCGCCCCCGAAGAGATCGCATTCAACCTGCCGAAGATGCCGGAATACAAGAGCTGGCAGCAACTATTGAACACTGCGGACGT